A stretch of Treponema vincentii F0403 DNA encodes these proteins:
- a CDS encoding HigA family addiction module antitoxin, translated as MLESQIITDEDEKLPNIHPGEILKEDFLDAMNISAYRLAKEINVPETRISEIIHGKRSITADTAIRFSKFFGTTAEFWLNLQNLYDLEEENNNHSREFETIKMHAYA; from the coding sequence ATGTTAGAATCACAGATTATCACTGATGAAGATGAAAAATTACCCAATATTCATCCAGGGGAAATTCTTAAAGAAGATTTTTTAGATGCGATGAACATTTCTGCATATCGTCTGGCAAAAGAAATCAATGTTCCTGAAACAAGAATCTCAGAGATAATTCACGGAAAGCGTTCAATTACTGCGGATACCGCTATCAGATTTTCAAAATTCTTTGGGACGACAGCAGAATTCTGGCTCAATCTTCAGAATCTGTATGATTTAGAAGAAGAAAACAATAATCATTCCCGAGAATTTGAAACAATAAAAATGCACGCATATGCATAA
- a CDS encoding leucine-rich repeat domain-containing protein: NQLKTLNVSGLTALQELDCNTNQLKTLNVKGLTALQELSCSSNQLTELNVQGLIKLQQLYCSNNQLTALNVQSCTALKKLECFQNKLNADAFTKLFNDLPAREVSDKAKALLYADQTASEENCKDFNTPAELKTAFENAKNIKHWKMKKTDRFGFPSDI; encoded by the coding sequence CAATCAGCTCAAGACCCTTAACGTGTCGGGCTTAACCGCTTTGCAAGAGCTTGACTGCAACACCAATCAGCTCAAGACCCTTAACGTGAAAGGCTTAACCGCCTTGCAAGAGCTTAGTTGCTCCAGCAATCAGCTCACTGAGCTTAACGTGCAAGGCTTAATTAAATTACAACAGCTGTACTGCTCCAATAATCAGCTCACTGCCCTCAACGTGCAAAGTTGCACCGCTTTGAAAAAGCTGGAATGCTTCCAAAATAAGCTTAATGCCGATGCCTTCACAAAGCTCTTTAACGATTTGCCGGCACGTGAGGTAAGCGACAAGGCAAAGGCTCTGCTTTATGCCGACCAAACAGCTTCCGAAGAGAACTGTAAAGACTTCAACACTCCAGCTGAGTTGAAAACAGCCTTTGAGAACGCAAAAAACATAAAGCACTGGAAGATGAAAAAAACGGATCGCTTCGGATTCCCGAGCGACATTTAA
- a CDS encoding glycoside hydrolase family 3 protein yields the protein MNSTGLTEYIGQMFACGFPGTEMPEDFIALVKKYKVGNVILFKHNIRSLAQLKALCADIQALITAETGHSAFITIDQEGGAVSRLAEDYYNVPGAMALAATGDERNAYTAGKITGEILRSHGVNFDLAPVLDVNSNPKNPVIGVRSYGDNPALVGRYGIQMIRGLIAGGVLSAAKHFPGHGDTPVDSHLTLPTVRKSKAELEQTEIAPFAAAIKTGFLPAVTISHILFPAIDEQFPATISKKIVTGLLKEELGFNGLVISDCMEMKAMQTFFGTEESAAAAINAGIELIFISHTIPTACAAIETATRACAENRISLATVEQAARKIIALKKQLTPAQPLPEETMSEYRKVIAGLRRKTLTGYHLPESGFPNLGGKPFFIGPQPFIVTNVSNDVDNSISFAHSMQTAFGGTGIDTSIDPGEAEIAQIVAQAESATGIAAASYNGHVKQGQLKLIQALARLHKPMIAVALRNPYDLGSLPAHVCGLAAYEYSNAVLSCIADMLKTNEKPTGKFSVAIPQIAL from the coding sequence ATGAACAGCACAGGGTTGACTGAATATATCGGACAGATGTTTGCGTGCGGCTTTCCGGGAACGGAGATGCCGGAAGACTTTATTGCATTGGTAAAAAAATACAAGGTCGGCAATGTTATTCTGTTTAAGCATAACATCAGAAGCCTCGCGCAGCTCAAAGCACTCTGTGCGGATATACAAGCCCTCATCACCGCCGAAACGGGACATTCCGCTTTTATTACGATCGACCAAGAAGGCGGGGCAGTTTCGCGGCTTGCGGAAGATTACTATAACGTACCGGGCGCAATGGCGCTGGCTGCAACAGGGGATGAACGGAACGCATATACTGCCGGAAAGATAACGGGAGAAATTCTCCGTTCGCACGGCGTAAACTTCGATTTAGCGCCGGTGTTGGATGTCAATTCAAATCCTAAGAACCCCGTTATCGGAGTGCGCAGCTACGGTGATAATCCTGCGCTTGTCGGCCGTTACGGGATTCAAATGATACGGGGGCTTATTGCAGGCGGAGTGCTCAGTGCGGCAAAGCATTTTCCCGGCCACGGCGACACACCGGTCGATTCGCATTTGACACTGCCGACCGTCCGTAAATCGAAGGCGGAATTGGAACAAACGGAAATAGCCCCCTTTGCCGCCGCAATCAAAACAGGGTTTCTCCCGGCCGTTACCATTTCTCATATTCTTTTTCCCGCCATCGATGAGCAATTTCCCGCTACGATCTCGAAAAAAATCGTAACCGGCTTATTAAAAGAAGAACTCGGGTTTAACGGGTTGGTTATCAGCGACTGCATGGAAATGAAGGCCATGCAAACCTTCTTCGGTACCGAGGAAAGTGCGGCGGCGGCAATCAACGCCGGTATCGAACTGATTTTTATTTCCCATACCATACCGACAGCCTGCGCCGCCATCGAAACGGCAACACGCGCCTGTGCGGAAAACCGGATATCGTTAGCGACCGTCGAACAGGCCGCAAGGAAGATTATCGCTTTAAAAAAGCAGCTTACCCCTGCACAGCCGCTGCCGGAAGAGACGATGAGCGAATACCGAAAGGTTATTGCCGGCTTACGGCGCAAAACGCTGACGGGCTATCACCTTCCCGAAAGCGGATTTCCAAACCTTGGCGGTAAGCCGTTTTTTATCGGCCCGCAGCCGTTCATCGTTACCAATGTGTCAAACGATGTCGATAATTCCATCAGCTTTGCACACTCCATGCAAACTGCATTCGGAGGCACAGGCATCGATACGTCGATTGACCCCGGCGAAGCGGAAATAGCCCAGATTGTTGCGCAGGCGGAATCGGCTACCGGTATTGCCGCAGCAAGCTATAACGGGCATGTCAAACAAGGACAGCTCAAGCTGATTCAAGCCCTCGCCCGCCTGCATAAGCCGATGATTGCCGTCGCTCTGCGTAATCCTTACGATCTCGGCTCCCTACCCGCTCACGTCTGCGGGCTTGCAGCTTATGAATACAGCAATGCGGTGTTATCATGTATCGCCGATATGCTTAAGACGAACGAAAAACCTACAGGAAAGTTCAGCGTTGCTATCCCGCAGATTGCGCTATAA
- a CDS encoding type II toxin-antitoxin system RelE/ParE family toxin — protein sequence MKRRIPPGNRLEKLVGNLDGFYSIRINDQWRIVFKFENGGAENVRITDYH from the coding sequence ATAAAGAGAAGGATTCCTCCGGGAAATCGTTTAGAAAAACTTGTTGGGAATTTAGACGGATTTTATTCAATCAGAATAAATGATCAATGGAGAATTGTATTTAAGTTTGAAAATGGAGGTGCAGAAAATGTTAGAATCACAGATTATCACTGA
- a CDS encoding ABC transporter ATP-binding protein, translated as MLTIQNVSKTYGRSAGKAVDNLSFEAKTGEIFGFLGPNGAGKTTTIKMITGVIAPDSGDILIGGTDILKYPLEAKRKIGYVTDNPEVFVQFKALEYLNFVADVYGVSTEERQQRIAEYTALFEIDTVLNTRIGSFSHGMKQKLLIAASLIHQPELWILDEPIVGLDPQSAFRLKTLMRSYADSGKTVFFSTHIMEIAEKICDKLAIINKGQMLFCGSLPELQAQRGTNDSLERLFLTMTDNNAG; from the coding sequence ATGCTTACGATACAAAATGTTTCAAAGACGTATGGACGGTCGGCGGGAAAGGCGGTTGATAACCTCTCTTTTGAGGCAAAAACCGGAGAGATTTTCGGTTTTTTGGGGCCGAACGGAGCGGGAAAAACGACGACCATCAAAATGATCACCGGTGTCATTGCGCCCGATTCGGGGGATATTCTCATCGGCGGTACCGATATACTGAAGTATCCGCTGGAAGCAAAGCGAAAAATCGGGTATGTAACGGACAATCCCGAAGTGTTTGTGCAGTTTAAGGCGCTTGAATACCTCAACTTTGTCGCGGATGTATACGGTGTTTCAACTGAAGAGCGGCAGCAGCGGATCGCGGAATATACTGCGCTTTTTGAAATCGATACGGTACTGAACACGCGTATCGGGAGTTTTTCGCACGGAATGAAGCAAAAGCTGCTCATTGCGGCGAGCCTTATCCATCAGCCGGAACTGTGGATTTTGGATGAACCCATCGTCGGGCTTGACCCTCAATCCGCGTTCCGCTTGAAAACTCTGATGCGGAGCTACGCCGATTCGGGAAAGACGGTGTTTTTTTCCACACATATTATGGAAATTGCCGAAAAGATATGCGATAAACTCGCGATTATCAACAAGGGACAGATGCTGTTTTGCGGGTCGCTGCCTGAACTGCAAGCTCAGCGCGGCACAAACGATTCGCTTGAGCGACTGTTTTTAACGATGACGGATAACAATGCCGGCTAA
- a CDS encoding type II toxin-antitoxin system RelE family toxin, with amino-acid sequence MKVILTDTFKRQLKKLDAAISKRVLDYLEQVELLDNPRSRRKALTSNLAGLWRYRVSDYRILCRIRDDELIITVIEIAHRSTVYR; translated from the coding sequence ATGAAAGTCATTTTGACGGACACATTCAAAAGGCAATTAAAAAAGCTGGATGCTGCAATCTCAAAGCGTGTTTTGGACTACCTTGAACAAGTCGAGCTTCTCGATAATCCGCGTTCCCGCAGAAAAGCGCTTACTTCAAACCTTGCCGGCCTATGGCGCTACCGTGTGAGCGATTACCGCATTTTGTGCCGTATCCGTGATGACGAGCTGATTATCACCGTCATCGAAATCGCTCACCGCTCAACAGTGTACCGATAA
- a CDS encoding tetratricopeptide repeat protein, translated as MKIKNIAYLCCMIMTMSLFSCMTVPKESEIPEDSSPADLTQKAQEAFDSGNYRAARVYYEVILKRFPTDESACIAAQYEIAHLHIKKHQWKAAYAILEKIIAQYEGPMAMHLPPDYYKLAKIDYARAAEKLRIKAKS; from the coding sequence ATGAAGATAAAAAACATAGCATACCTGTGCTGCATGATTATGACGATGAGCCTTTTTTCGTGTATGACCGTTCCTAAGGAATCCGAAATACCGGAAGATTCATCGCCGGCGGATTTAACACAGAAAGCGCAGGAGGCTTTCGATTCCGGTAACTACCGCGCTGCGCGTGTATATTATGAAGTAATTCTCAAACGCTTTCCGACCGATGAGAGCGCCTGCATTGCCGCCCAATACGAAATTGCACATTTACATATCAAAAAACACCAATGGAAAGCTGCATACGCCATACTCGAAAAGATTATTGCCCAATATGAAGGGCCGATGGCAATGCATTTACCGCCCGACTATTATAAACTTGCAAAAATCGATTACGCCCGTGCTGCGGAAAAACTCCGCATTAAGGCAAAATCGTAG
- a CDS encoding C69 family dipeptidase produces the protein MNNTHHQACTTVLVGKKASVDGSVIIARNEDFHEAISVKLFTLMPASEVKNRTYTSKNTGVTVALPEKALRCTSVPQAFQQLKGEEGEYGEAGINEKNIAVSSTESVYGNPRVLAYDPLVPDGIGEDAIHNIVAPFINSARDGVAFLGKLIAQYGSAEGNGILFADADEAWYMEIPCGHYWVAQRIPDDCYAVAPNQVSIEKIDFSNEHDFMWADGIQAFVEAHKLNPDREGFNFRHIFGTSTEKDRVYNTPRAWFAQKYLNPEIEQSPVSNDIPFIRKASRLISVEDVQYILSSHYNETVYDPIGTAGTDYEKTRFRGISLSRTAESHILQLRPDVPEGIAAIQWLAFGTTAFTPYVPFFTNVNDTPKIYKKKTATVSLENAYWLFKILGFLTESRYQTFREANTTYLHEMQTYGFKRVHEITEAGKSLTGEQLTDFLTAENEKTAAYVIKKTKDLIAQLMLESFNYSKLSFKMDKNL, from the coding sequence ATGAACAACACACATCATCAAGCTTGCACCACCGTATTGGTCGGGAAAAAGGCATCCGTTGACGGGTCGGTGATAATTGCCAGAAACGAAGATTTTCACGAGGCAATTTCGGTAAAGCTTTTTACCCTGATGCCGGCGAGCGAGGTAAAAAACCGTACCTATACGTCAAAGAATACCGGCGTTACCGTTGCGCTGCCGGAGAAGGCGCTGCGCTGTACCTCCGTACCGCAGGCGTTTCAACAGCTGAAAGGCGAAGAAGGCGAATACGGTGAAGCGGGTATCAACGAAAAGAATATTGCCGTCAGCTCCACCGAAAGCGTATACGGCAACCCGCGTGTGCTGGCTTACGATCCGCTCGTGCCGGACGGTATCGGAGAAGATGCTATCCACAACATCGTAGCGCCGTTTATCAATTCCGCGCGGGACGGGGTTGCGTTTTTAGGAAAACTGATTGCACAATACGGTTCGGCGGAAGGCAACGGTATTCTCTTTGCCGATGCGGACGAAGCATGGTATATGGAAATCCCGTGCGGACATTATTGGGTAGCGCAGCGCATTCCCGACGACTGCTATGCGGTTGCCCCCAATCAGGTCAGTATCGAAAAAATCGATTTTTCAAATGAGCATGATTTTATGTGGGCGGACGGCATTCAGGCATTTGTGGAAGCGCATAAGCTCAATCCCGACCGCGAAGGCTTTAACTTCCGGCATATTTTCGGCACCTCAACCGAAAAAGACCGCGTATACAACACACCCCGCGCATGGTTTGCGCAAAAGTACCTTAATCCCGAAATAGAGCAAAGCCCCGTCTCCAACGATATTCCGTTTATCAGAAAGGCGAGCAGGCTGATTTCGGTAGAAGATGTACAGTACATTTTAAGCTCTCATTATAACGAAACCGTTTACGATCCGATCGGTACGGCGGGTACCGACTATGAAAAAACGCGGTTTAGAGGTATTTCTCTTTCCCGCACGGCGGAATCTCATATTCTCCAGCTGCGGCCGGACGTACCGGAGGGTATTGCCGCTATCCAGTGGCTGGCGTTCGGCACCACGGCCTTTACCCCCTACGTGCCGTTTTTTACCAACGTCAACGACACGCCGAAAATCTACAAAAAAAAGACGGCAACCGTTTCGCTCGAAAATGCCTATTGGCTGTTTAAAATCCTCGGTTTTTTAACCGAAAGCCGCTATCAAACCTTTCGCGAAGCGAATACCACCTATTTACACGAAATGCAAACCTACGGATTCAAACGCGTCCATGAAATCACCGAAGCGGGCAAATCGCTGACAGGCGAACAGCTAACCGATTTCCTCACTGCAGAAAACGAAAAGACTGCTGCGTACGTCATCAAAAAGACCAAAGACCTGATTGCGCAGCTGATGCTGGAATCGTTTAACTATTCAAAGCTGAGCTTCAAAATGGATAAGAATCTGTAA
- a CDS encoding alpha-amylase family glycosyl hydrolase, giving the protein MSYLFSDKVFYHIYALGMGNCPKRNDFACPAGDFFERLAGQLDGFRGLGCNALLIGPVFESSAHGYDTVDYYHIERRLGNNERFKEFCRLCHEKGFAVVLDAVFNHTGRDFFAFKDIQQRGYGGCYKDWYANIDFTRRSAWGDCFDYEGWAGCKDLVKLNVDNGAVREHLFGAVKMWIEEFGIDGLRLDAADVLSKNFLDALGSFCRNIKPDFWLMGEVVHGDYSEWARGGRLDSVTNYQIYKALWSCLNDQNMYELSYNLNKEYNSENGMYKESALYNFVDNHDVNRAVSALASPEQHIHLLYGLLFTIPGIPSIYYGSEYGIRGVRKNNCDYELRPPLPPFGMLPDFTQPGFDAGFIRTSIAAFARIREQHPALRHGSYRQEFIANRQFAFWRECSEERILIIVNSDFGQGFIFLPSVPVGEYESLTDGTVYHSDNLKGLQLAPCSILILRKRG; this is encoded by the coding sequence ATGTCATATTTATTTTCGGATAAGGTTTTTTATCATATTTATGCGCTGGGGATGGGGAATTGTCCTAAGCGGAATGATTTTGCGTGTCCTGCGGGGGATTTTTTTGAAAGACTTGCGGGGCAGTTGGATGGGTTTCGGGGGCTTGGCTGTAATGCGCTGCTGATCGGGCCGGTTTTTGAGTCGAGTGCGCATGGGTATGATACGGTGGATTACTATCATATTGAGCGCCGGCTGGGGAATAATGAGCGGTTTAAGGAGTTTTGCCGTCTGTGCCACGAAAAGGGCTTTGCGGTGGTGCTGGATGCGGTGTTTAATCATACGGGGCGGGATTTTTTTGCGTTTAAGGATATTCAGCAAAGAGGGTACGGCGGCTGCTATAAGGATTGGTATGCAAATATTGATTTTACCCGGCGGAGTGCGTGGGGAGACTGTTTTGACTATGAAGGATGGGCAGGCTGCAAGGATTTGGTAAAGCTGAATGTTGACAACGGGGCGGTGCGGGAGCATCTTTTTGGCGCGGTAAAAATGTGGATTGAAGAATTTGGGATAGACGGACTCAGGCTTGATGCGGCGGATGTGTTAAGTAAAAACTTTCTTGATGCGCTCGGCTCTTTTTGTAGAAATATAAAGCCTGATTTTTGGCTGATGGGCGAGGTGGTGCACGGCGACTATTCGGAATGGGCACGGGGTGGCAGGCTCGATTCGGTAACGAACTATCAGATTTACAAAGCGCTGTGGTCGTGTCTGAATGATCAGAATATGTATGAGCTTTCGTACAATCTGAATAAGGAATACAATAGTGAAAACGGGATGTATAAAGAGAGCGCGCTGTACAATTTTGTGGATAATCACGATGTCAACCGGGCGGTTAGTGCGCTTGCCTCACCGGAGCAGCATATTCATCTGTTGTACGGGCTGCTGTTTACGATTCCCGGTATTCCGTCCATTTACTACGGCAGTGAATACGGCATACGAGGGGTGCGGAAAAACAATTGCGATTATGAACTGCGCCCGCCGCTTCCGCCTTTCGGTATGCTGCCTGATTTTACGCAGCCCGGCTTTGATGCGGGGTTTATCAGGACGTCGATTGCTGCATTTGCCCGCATACGGGAGCAGCACCCTGCGTTGCGGCACGGTTCGTACCGGCAGGAGTTTATTGCAAACCGGCAATTCGCTTTTTGGCGCGAGTGCAGCGAAGAGCGTATTTTGATTATCGTTAATTCCGATTTTGGTCAAGGCTTTATTTTTTTGCCTTCCGTTCCGGTGGGCGAATATGAGAGCTTGACTGACGGAACGGTGTATCATTCGGATAATCTAAAAGGGCTGCAGCTTGCCCCCTGTTCGATTTTGATATTGCGGAAGCGGGGGTAA
- a CDS encoding TetR/AcrR family transcriptional regulator — protein MITNDNSKEVILNAAILLFSQKGYEGVGVQEICEHAGITKPTLYYFFKSKQGLLQAIADSKGAELLQKVSDAAVYEHDFIKSLTKILTAVIDFALENPAFFNLHSVLLHAPGNAETETAYAPLKRRFEALFEEFFIKSAHEFGNMRGKEALYALLYHNNVISVALLCIRQKLHRDDQTIYRVIQSFVYGVSS, from the coding sequence ATGATAACAAACGATAACAGCAAGGAAGTAATTCTGAACGCCGCTATTCTTCTCTTTTCTCAAAAAGGGTATGAGGGGGTCGGTGTGCAGGAAATTTGCGAACACGCCGGTATTACAAAACCGACCTTGTACTATTTTTTTAAAAGCAAGCAGGGATTATTACAGGCGATAGCGGATTCAAAGGGAGCTGAACTCTTACAAAAAGTCAGCGATGCGGCAGTGTATGAGCACGACTTTATTAAAAGTTTGACAAAAATACTGACAGCGGTCATCGATTTTGCGCTTGAGAATCCTGCGTTTTTTAATCTGCACAGCGTGCTCTTACATGCCCCCGGCAATGCGGAAACGGAGACTGCCTACGCACCATTGAAGCGGCGTTTTGAGGCACTGTTTGAAGAATTTTTCATTAAATCCGCACACGAATTCGGCAACATGCGCGGTAAGGAAGCGCTGTATGCACTCCTCTATCACAATAATGTCATTTCGGTCGCGCTTTTGTGCATACGTCAAAAATTGCACAGGGATGATCAGACTATTTATAGGGTCATTCAATCTTTTGTGTATGGAGTATCGAGTTAG
- a CDS encoding OmpA family protein yields MKYSLSLTVFILFASAFCYSYPSGMESQTVQNWETAQVDSKITIDLNKSGLYLPTDRNAAIRLIQQNRSSLLKNAYLAVLVDSSHRIGNYLAEERISLTDINTVINSGKSTPPVLSQELQTAIVYHQNPLQELANLFIKHNTPYTPSFFPLGTASKVYTGILIDARGKLPVHGEYSSEQLNPCLFPKIWNKNMNLIYEKNIVDPAQAKKHSIVFYTDTLDESAYRDRIGTEPLRIIARGVFGDNRTDPIISNEDAERILAKRENIELLRQGKIVIVCDKDTLQVSPTYPLADEQFYFMYRDIEKFFLDREPESITVKAPKNIIKITMYDIRFVADSAEILPDETGRLDVIAEALKKVGPNTHFLIEGHTANLNRPEGERILSLQRADKIAEELAKRGIEASRMETAGYGATRPIAPNDTAENRAKNRRVEITILRD; encoded by the coding sequence ATGAAATATTCGCTCTCCCTTACCGTTTTCATTTTATTTGCTTCGGCATTCTGCTACAGCTACCCTTCGGGGATGGAATCCCAAACGGTACAAAACTGGGAAACCGCTCAAGTAGATTCAAAAATCACAATCGATTTAAACAAAAGCGGGCTATACCTTCCCACCGATAGAAATGCGGCGATACGGCTTATCCAACAAAACCGCTCTTCTTTATTAAAGAACGCATATCTTGCCGTATTAGTGGATTCGTCTCACCGGATCGGCAATTACCTTGCAGAGGAAAGAATTTCTCTCACCGATATCAATACCGTGATTAACAGCGGCAAAAGTACGCCGCCCGTTCTTTCTCAAGAATTGCAAACGGCTATTGTCTATCATCAAAATCCTTTACAAGAACTTGCGAACCTCTTTATAAAACACAATACGCCGTACACTCCTTCGTTCTTTCCTCTCGGTACGGCAAGTAAGGTATACACCGGCATTTTAATTGATGCCCGCGGGAAGCTGCCTGTGCACGGCGAGTATTCAAGCGAACAGCTCAATCCCTGTCTATTCCCGAAAATTTGGAATAAAAATATGAATCTTATCTACGAAAAGAACATCGTAGACCCCGCACAGGCAAAAAAACACAGTATCGTTTTTTATACCGATACCCTTGATGAAAGCGCATATCGGGACAGAATTGGTACTGAGCCCTTGCGGATTATTGCGCGCGGCGTTTTCGGAGATAACCGTACGGATCCTATTATCAGCAATGAGGATGCAGAGCGGATACTTGCAAAAAGAGAAAACATCGAACTGCTGCGGCAAGGGAAAATCGTTATCGTATGCGATAAAGATACGTTACAGGTTTCTCCCACGTATCCGCTTGCAGACGAGCAATTTTATTTTATGTATCGAGACATAGAAAAATTCTTCCTTGACCGTGAACCCGAAAGCATTACCGTCAAAGCGCCTAAAAATATCATCAAAATCACCATGTACGATATCAGATTCGTCGCGGATTCAGCTGAAATTCTCCCTGACGAAACAGGCCGCCTTGATGTCATTGCGGAAGCACTGAAAAAAGTAGGCCCGAATACTCACTTCTTAATCGAAGGACATACCGCCAACCTTAACCGCCCGGAAGGGGAACGCATCCTTTCCCTGCAGCGGGCAGATAAAATTGCGGAAGAGCTGGCAAAACGAGGTATTGAGGCAAGCAGAATGGAAACGGCAGGTTACGGAGCCACCCGTCCTATTGCCCCGAATGATACTGCCGAAAATAGGGCAAAAAACCGCCGCGTTGAAATTACCATTTTACGCGACTAA
- a CDS encoding exo-beta-N-acetylmuramidase NamZ family protein, translating to MVLNGIDRIREFDSLLKGKKLGVITSLSGLSKDFIPSWKILAERYTVRALFAPEHGLYGCEDAGAVWESGKKSVSGIPLYSLYRQDGQDFKPAMLAYIDTLVYDIQDAGVRFYTYISTMILAMRVASAHGKAFIVLDRPNPLGGIKIEGNTVKKGFESFIGIYPLCIRYGLTAGELARLVHTEEQLHCPLYIVPMEHWRRDMLFTGTGRVWIPPSPNLPHFDNTLAYPGTALFEGTEVSEGRGTANPFTLIGAPYIDAEKLADTMNDAGLHSVHFLPARFTPSASKYAGVPCRGVQLLITDYRTFEPVKTGVTLLFAVKTAYPDDFRFLSPTEETAAASIERLGGDSLLQTACSAGEVCSIFEKEAEAFSRRIRPFFIYE from the coding sequence ATGGTTCTAAACGGGATAGACCGGATTCGCGAGTTTGATTCTCTTCTTAAAGGGAAAAAACTCGGTGTAATCACATCGCTGTCCGGTCTTTCTAAAGATTTTATCCCTTCATGGAAAATCCTTGCCGAACGCTATACGGTACGCGCCCTCTTTGCACCGGAGCACGGACTTTATGGTTGTGAAGACGCCGGTGCCGTATGGGAGAGCGGAAAAAAATCGGTCTCCGGTATTCCGCTCTACAGCCTCTACCGGCAGGACGGGCAAGATTTTAAACCCGCCATGCTGGCCTATATCGATACCTTGGTTTACGACATCCAAGATGCCGGCGTCCGGTTTTATACCTATATCTCTACGATGATACTGGCAATGAGGGTGGCTTCGGCGCACGGTAAAGCTTTTATCGTACTTGACAGACCTAATCCGCTCGGCGGCATTAAGATAGAAGGAAATACCGTAAAAAAAGGCTTTGAAAGCTTTATCGGCATATACCCTCTTTGCATCCGCTACGGTTTAACCGCCGGCGAACTTGCCCGGCTGGTGCATACTGAGGAACAGCTGCACTGCCCGCTGTACATTGTGCCGATGGAGCACTGGCGCCGGGATATGCTCTTTACCGGCACAGGCCGCGTATGGATACCGCCCTCCCCTAACCTACCCCACTTTGACAATACACTTGCGTACCCCGGTACCGCACTATTTGAAGGCACCGAAGTGTCGGAGGGGAGAGGTACGGCCAATCCTTTTACCCTTATCGGCGCTCCGTACATCGATGCGGAAAAACTTGCCGATACGATGAATGATGCCGGACTGCACAGCGTGCATTTTTTGCCTGCCCGTTTTACCCCATCGGCATCCAAGTATGCAGGAGTTCCGTGCCGCGGCGTACAGCTCCTTATTACCGACTACCGAACCTTCGAGCCGGTTAAAACGGGCGTAACGCTTTTGTTTGCCGTTAAAACCGCTTATCCGGATGATTTCCGGTTTTTATCTCCTACGGAAGAAACCGCCGCGGCTTCGATAGAGCGGCTTGGAGGAGACAGCTTATTGCAGACGGCTTGCTCTGCGGGAGAGGTTTGCAGTATCTTTGAAAAAGAAGCGGAAGCTTTTTCGCGGCGTATACGGCCGTTTTTTATCTACGAATAA